The following proteins are encoded in a genomic region of Ictalurus punctatus breed USDA103 chromosome 15, Coco_2.0, whole genome shotgun sequence:
- the syde2 gene encoding rho GTPase-activating protein SYDE2 isoform X2, translating to MADPLRRTLLAKLRGKKAKKGSVPVDWSNEEGKEKILRARDAHSQRAAAAIAELDYVPSAMRVLVMDPRDSCTRPVPLNSITVSKKRNWLNQSSTRPSPLFDEDDHTHPPQVLNHTQPQTCTRPHNHAPHVPVSDPAEENDADDEGEIWYNPIPEEEEVELQRGEYGARVLRQMSDEEGGRASTTSRDSGNSNASHSSDQKHVYRQMCRSQEEKPTIRPTTTATESPEQSVPGFSPPSSPNPVKKSCSINWSFPERIKSPRTVRKLSIKMKKLPELSRKLSAKGNPTNGQTETRNQLLRANVPADLGSGGVSTASTSGNVIWRYHLDSSVCTQQQKKSSGLGAPKSAIKGGYLSDGDSPELVAKSAKHGSGSQSHQKMQEKDSNSGVSKLSDASSFRPYSFPEQAKCTSSPPVSGLLSVHLCGAEGLKTPRSDESRHVYCAIQVDEAKRARTALLPCRADFLAMDHTFQLELEDAQRLRLVLFGCEATTAPRRQRVCCHGAVALAPLFRTPNAGRAHRLAVRLEPRGVIYVKLGLTERRQSLTEGNEVEKEREREVFGVGAARVVEREASGLTVPLIIEKCIGEIERRGCQVVGLYRLCGSAAVKKELREAFERDSHAVDLSESNYPDVNVITGVLKDYLRELPHPLISKPLYEAVLDAMSKRPLMIGNGGCENDPADSERAVGLLETLPEVEKMTLRKLLDHLKRVASHHEVNKMTCQNLAVCFGPVLLSQRQDASGLANRVFMDSEELASALHFKKHIEVLHYLLQLWPVADVQSKPSSPALDPSGPAPVRRRKERPQVLNLSDAELVGVLRPRPGRLDSPSNRYAGDWSGCKETYLHQMCPEEEEEADYADVPSEEEKDERKDKERREEDDEMPESGKDVQIEVEKEQKSDVQEDVIVEEQQEIEDTPLLTTYDRMLVEREEHTYQAFMKIQEISPVLSNRVNLRDLQESIDALIGNLERELNKNKLNVGY from the exons tACTTGTGATGGACCCCCGGGACTCCTGCACTCGTCCAGTTCCTCTAAACTCCATCACCGTCTCCAAGAAGCGTAACTGGCTAAATCAGAGCTCCACTCGGCCCTCGCCACTCTTCGACGAGGACgaccacacacaccctccacAAGTACTCAATCACACTCAGCCACAAACTTGCACTCGACCACACAATCATGCACCTCATGTCCCCGTCTCTGACCCTGCCGAGGAGAACGACGCGGACGACGAGGGTGAGATCTGGTACAACCCTATTCCTGAAGAGGAGGAGGTCGAGCTCCAACGTGGCGAGTATGGCGCAAGAGTGCTGAGACAGATGAGTGATGAGGAAGGGGGCAGAGCCTCTACTACTTCCAGGGATTCTGGGAACTCTAATGCAAGTCATTCCAGCGATCAGAAACATGTGTACAGACAGATGTGCAGATCACAGGAGGAGAAACCCACAATACGACCTACAACTACAGCTACAG AATCCCCCGAGCAAAGCGTACCAGGCTTCTCTCCACCCTCCAGTCCGAACCCGGTTAAGAAGAGCTGCTCGATCAACTGGTCATTCCCAGAGCGCATCAAATCTCCACGCACCGTTCGCAAACTCTCCATAAAGATGAAGAAGCTTCCCGAGCTCAGTAGGAAGCTCAGTGCTAAAGGGAACCCGACTAACGGACAGACGGAAACCAGGAACCAGCTGCTGAGAGCCAACGTTCCGGCTGATCTGGGCTCAGGGGGTGTGTCCACGGCATCCACCAGTGGCAACGTGATCTGGCGGTATCACTTGGACAGCAGTGTGTGCACACAGCAACAGAAAAAGAGCAGTGGATTAGGAGCTCCTAAATCGGCCATTAAGGGCGGGTACTTGAGCGATGGCGACTCACCGGAACTAGTTGCCAAATCGGCTAAGCACGGCTCTGGTTCTCAATCTCACCAGAAGATGCAGGAAAAGGATTCGAATTCTGGCGTCTCCAAACTGTCCGACGCGTCTTCTTTCCGTCCTTACAGCTTTCCAGAACAGGCGAAGTGCACATCCTCACCACCTGTCTCAGGCCTGCTGAGCGTGCACTTGTGCGGCGCTGAGGGTCTGAAGACACCACGAAGCGACGAATCGCGCCACGTCTACTGTGCTATTCAAGTCGACGAGGCGAAGCGGGCACGCACGGCGCTGCTGCCCTGCCGCGCCGACTTCCTCGCCATGGACCACACCTTCCAGCTGGAGCTGGAGGACGCTCAACGGCTCCGCCTCGTCCTCTTCGGTTGCGAGGCGACGACAGCGCCGAGGAGGCAGCGAGTGTGCTGCCATGGAGCCGTGGCCCTGGCGCCACTCTTCAGGACGCCAAATGCTGGGCGCGCGCACCGCCTCGCCGTGCGCCTCGAGCCGCGTGGAGTCATCTACGTCAAACTGGGACTGACGGAAAGGCGGCAGAGCTTAACCGAAGGGAACGAGGTGGAGAAGGAACGAGAGAGGGAGGTTTTCGGAGTGGGAGCGGCACGAGTGGTGGAGCGCGAGGCCTCGGGACTCACGGTGCCGCTCATCATCGAGAAGTGCATTGGCGAGATTGAGAGAAGAGGATGCCAG gtgGTGGGATTGTATCGCCTGTGCGGCTCGGCCGCCGTCAAGAAGGAGCTGAGGGAGGCGTTTGAGAGGGACAGCCATGCTGTAGATCTGTCGGAGAGCAACTACCCCGACGTCAACGTCatcacag GTGTTCTTAAAGACTATCTGAGGGAGCTGCCTCATCCCCTCATCTCTAAGCCTCTGTACGAGGCGGTGTTGGACGCCATGTCCAAGCGGCCGTTGATGATCGGAAACGGCGGCTGTGAGAACGACCCGGCCGACTCGGAGCGCGCCGTGGGTTTGCTCGAGACACTGCCTGAGGTTGAGAAG ATGACTCTAAGGAAACTTCTGGACCACCTGAAGCGTGTCGCGTCCCATCACGAGGTGAACAAGATGACGTGTCAGAAcctggcagtgtgttttggaccCGTGCTGCTCAGTCAGAGACAGGACGCTTCAGGTCTCGCTAACCGAGTGTTCATGGACTCGGAAGAGCTAGCCAGCGCTCTGCACTTCAAAAAGCACATCGAGGTTCTGCACTATCTGCTACAGCTGTGGCCAG TTGCGGATGTCCAAAGCAAACCCTCATCTCCTGCCCTGGACCCCTCCGGCCCCGCCCCGGTGAGGAGAAGAAAAGAGCGCCCTCAAGTGTTAAACCTGAGTGACGCTGAGCTAGTGGGAGTTCTGCGTCCCCGTCCTGGGCGCCTGGACAGTCCAAGCAACCGCTACGCCGGGGACTGGAGCGGCTGCAAGGAGACGTACCTTCATCAGATGTGCCccgaggaggaagaggaagctgACTACGCCGACGTCCCGAGTGAAGAGGAGAAGGACGAGCGCAAGGACAAAGAACGGAGAGAAGAGGATGATGAAATGCCAGAGAGTGGAAAAGACGTACAAATAGAAGTGGAGAAGGAGCAAAAGAGTGACGTTCAGGAAGACGTTATCGTTGAAGAACAACAGGAAATTGAGGACACGCCGTTGCTAACGACGTACGATCGGATGCTAGTGGAGCGAGAAGAGCACACATATCAGGCGTTCATGAAGATCCAGGAGATCAGCCCTGTTCTGAGCAACAGGGTGAACCTGCGAGATCTTCAGGAGAGCATCGACGCGCTCATCGGCAACCTGGAACGAGAGTTGAACAAGAACAAGCTCAATGTCGGGTACTAA
- the syde2 gene encoding rho GTPase-activating protein SYDE2 isoform X3, giving the protein MADPLRRTLLAKLRGKKAKKGSVPVDWSNEEVLVMDPRDSCTRPVPLNSITVSKKRNWLNQSSTRPSPLFDEDDHTHPPQVLNHTQPQTCTRPHNHAPHVPVSDPAEENDADDEGEIWYNPIPEEEEVELQRGEYGARVLRQMSDEEGGRASTTSRDSGNSNASHSSDQKHVYRQMCRSQEEKPTIRPTTTATESPEQSVPGFSPPSSPNPVKKSCSINWSFPERIKSPRTVRKLSIKMKKLPELSRKLSAKGNPTNGQTETRNQLLRANVPADLGSGGVSTASTSGNVIWRYHLDSSVCTQQQKKSSGLGAPKSAIKGGYLSDGDSPELVAKSAKHGSGSQSHQKMQEKDSNSGVSKLSDASSFRPYSFPEQAKCTSSPPVSGLLSVHLCGAEGLKTPRSDESRHVYCAIQVDEAKRARTALLPCRADFLAMDHTFQLELEDAQRLRLVLFGCEATTAPRRQRVCCHGAVALAPLFRTPNAGRAHRLAVRLEPRGVIYVKLGLTERRQSLTEGNEVEKEREREVFGVGAARVVEREASGLTVPLIIEKCIGEIERRGCQVVGLYRLCGSAAVKKELREAFERDSHAVDLSESNYPDVNVITGVLKDYLRELPHPLISKPLYEAVLDAMSKRPLMIGNGGCENDPADSERAVGLLETLPEVEKMTLRKLLDHLKRVASHHEVNKMTCQNLAVCFGPVLLSQRQDASGLANRVFMDSEELASALHFKKHIEVLHYLLQLWPVADVQSKPSSPALDPSGPAPVRRRKERPQVLNLSDAELVGVLRPRPGRLDSPSNRYAGDWSGCKETYLHQMCPEEEEEADYADVPSEEEKDERKDKERREEDDEMPESGKDVQIEVEKEQKSDVQEDVIVEEQQEIEDTPLLTTYDRMLVEREEHTYQAFMKIQEISPVLSNRVNLRDLQESIDALIGNLERELNKNKLNVGY; this is encoded by the exons tACTTGTGATGGACCCCCGGGACTCCTGCACTCGTCCAGTTCCTCTAAACTCCATCACCGTCTCCAAGAAGCGTAACTGGCTAAATCAGAGCTCCACTCGGCCCTCGCCACTCTTCGACGAGGACgaccacacacaccctccacAAGTACTCAATCACACTCAGCCACAAACTTGCACTCGACCACACAATCATGCACCTCATGTCCCCGTCTCTGACCCTGCCGAGGAGAACGACGCGGACGACGAGGGTGAGATCTGGTACAACCCTATTCCTGAAGAGGAGGAGGTCGAGCTCCAACGTGGCGAGTATGGCGCAAGAGTGCTGAGACAGATGAGTGATGAGGAAGGGGGCAGAGCCTCTACTACTTCCAGGGATTCTGGGAACTCTAATGCAAGTCATTCCAGCGATCAGAAACATGTGTACAGACAGATGTGCAGATCACAGGAGGAGAAACCCACAATACGACCTACAACTACAGCTACAG AATCCCCCGAGCAAAGCGTACCAGGCTTCTCTCCACCCTCCAGTCCGAACCCGGTTAAGAAGAGCTGCTCGATCAACTGGTCATTCCCAGAGCGCATCAAATCTCCACGCACCGTTCGCAAACTCTCCATAAAGATGAAGAAGCTTCCCGAGCTCAGTAGGAAGCTCAGTGCTAAAGGGAACCCGACTAACGGACAGACGGAAACCAGGAACCAGCTGCTGAGAGCCAACGTTCCGGCTGATCTGGGCTCAGGGGGTGTGTCCACGGCATCCACCAGTGGCAACGTGATCTGGCGGTATCACTTGGACAGCAGTGTGTGCACACAGCAACAGAAAAAGAGCAGTGGATTAGGAGCTCCTAAATCGGCCATTAAGGGCGGGTACTTGAGCGATGGCGACTCACCGGAACTAGTTGCCAAATCGGCTAAGCACGGCTCTGGTTCTCAATCTCACCAGAAGATGCAGGAAAAGGATTCGAATTCTGGCGTCTCCAAACTGTCCGACGCGTCTTCTTTCCGTCCTTACAGCTTTCCAGAACAGGCGAAGTGCACATCCTCACCACCTGTCTCAGGCCTGCTGAGCGTGCACTTGTGCGGCGCTGAGGGTCTGAAGACACCACGAAGCGACGAATCGCGCCACGTCTACTGTGCTATTCAAGTCGACGAGGCGAAGCGGGCACGCACGGCGCTGCTGCCCTGCCGCGCCGACTTCCTCGCCATGGACCACACCTTCCAGCTGGAGCTGGAGGACGCTCAACGGCTCCGCCTCGTCCTCTTCGGTTGCGAGGCGACGACAGCGCCGAGGAGGCAGCGAGTGTGCTGCCATGGAGCCGTGGCCCTGGCGCCACTCTTCAGGACGCCAAATGCTGGGCGCGCGCACCGCCTCGCCGTGCGCCTCGAGCCGCGTGGAGTCATCTACGTCAAACTGGGACTGACGGAAAGGCGGCAGAGCTTAACCGAAGGGAACGAGGTGGAGAAGGAACGAGAGAGGGAGGTTTTCGGAGTGGGAGCGGCACGAGTGGTGGAGCGCGAGGCCTCGGGACTCACGGTGCCGCTCATCATCGAGAAGTGCATTGGCGAGATTGAGAGAAGAGGATGCCAG gtgGTGGGATTGTATCGCCTGTGCGGCTCGGCCGCCGTCAAGAAGGAGCTGAGGGAGGCGTTTGAGAGGGACAGCCATGCTGTAGATCTGTCGGAGAGCAACTACCCCGACGTCAACGTCatcacag GTGTTCTTAAAGACTATCTGAGGGAGCTGCCTCATCCCCTCATCTCTAAGCCTCTGTACGAGGCGGTGTTGGACGCCATGTCCAAGCGGCCGTTGATGATCGGAAACGGCGGCTGTGAGAACGACCCGGCCGACTCGGAGCGCGCCGTGGGTTTGCTCGAGACACTGCCTGAGGTTGAGAAG ATGACTCTAAGGAAACTTCTGGACCACCTGAAGCGTGTCGCGTCCCATCACGAGGTGAACAAGATGACGTGTCAGAAcctggcagtgtgttttggaccCGTGCTGCTCAGTCAGAGACAGGACGCTTCAGGTCTCGCTAACCGAGTGTTCATGGACTCGGAAGAGCTAGCCAGCGCTCTGCACTTCAAAAAGCACATCGAGGTTCTGCACTATCTGCTACAGCTGTGGCCAG TTGCGGATGTCCAAAGCAAACCCTCATCTCCTGCCCTGGACCCCTCCGGCCCCGCCCCGGTGAGGAGAAGAAAAGAGCGCCCTCAAGTGTTAAACCTGAGTGACGCTGAGCTAGTGGGAGTTCTGCGTCCCCGTCCTGGGCGCCTGGACAGTCCAAGCAACCGCTACGCCGGGGACTGGAGCGGCTGCAAGGAGACGTACCTTCATCAGATGTGCCccgaggaggaagaggaagctgACTACGCCGACGTCCCGAGTGAAGAGGAGAAGGACGAGCGCAAGGACAAAGAACGGAGAGAAGAGGATGATGAAATGCCAGAGAGTGGAAAAGACGTACAAATAGAAGTGGAGAAGGAGCAAAAGAGTGACGTTCAGGAAGACGTTATCGTTGAAGAACAACAGGAAATTGAGGACACGCCGTTGCTAACGACGTACGATCGGATGCTAGTGGAGCGAGAAGAGCACACATATCAGGCGTTCATGAAGATCCAGGAGATCAGCCCTGTTCTGAGCAACAGGGTGAACCTGCGAGATCTTCAGGAGAGCATCGACGCGCTCATCGGCAACCTGGAACGAGAGTTGAACAAGAACAAGCTCAATGTCGGGTACTAA